The stretch of DNA AATAGACAGCAAGCTTGTTGCAGACAAAGCGTACGTTATGCAAAATCTCAATAAGCTGCCGATGATCGATGCAAGACCGGCTGACAAATATCTTGGAATAACTCCGACAGACACAGTTGAGAGAGATGGGCATATTAGCGGAGCAATGAGCTACTCTTGGAACTACTCAATAGACAACAGCTATATGTTAAAAGATATCAAAAAACTTGAAGCACTTTTTAGAGACGGATATAAGCTTGATAAAGAGAGCGAGGTTTTAGTCTACTGTACGGGAGGATTGGAGACGTCGTTTAACTATTTTGTCCTTAGCGGAGTTCTAGGTTATAAACATGTAAGACTTTACGATGCATCTATGAAAGAGTGGGGCAACTACGGCGATACTCCTATGACAAAATACAGATACGAGATGTTTAAGAGATAGAGTTCTCTGTTTAGAGTTTTACTCCAAAGGCTTCGGTTCACCGAAGTAGTACCCTTGGCAGAAATCAATATCAAGTGAATCTATTGTTTTATAGATAGATTCACTGCTGACAAACTCTGCTACGACTGAGAGTTTTTTGATCTTAGCGAACATAACTATAGTCTTTACGATGTCATACTTGTCTTGATTGGTGTCTATATCTTTTATGAGAGAGCCGTCGATCTTAACCGTGTCGGCATTTAGCTTTAAAAGATACTCAAAGTTGCTGTAGCCGGTTCCAAAATCATCAATTGAGAGTGAACAGCCGTACGATTTTACTTTTTTTACAAACTCTTCTACCTCTTCAAAATTTTCTATCCCTTCAGATTCGACAAGTTCAAAAGATATGTTTTGCGGATTTTTACACTTTTTGAGGCTCTCAAATATAAACTCTTTTGTTGCTTCTGACTCAATATCTTCGAGTGTTATATTTATACCGCAGCTGATCCCTCTCTCATTTACGGCACGAAACGCTTTTTCTATTACTATTTTTGTTATTTGAATATACTGGTTCGATTTTTTAGCTTTGTCTAAAAAGAAGAATGGTGAAATGATTTTTTCATCTTCGTCAATCATTCTCACAAGTGCCTCATATTTAAAGATCTCTTTTGTTTTAGTATCTATAATAGGCTGGAAAAATATAGTAAACCTATCTTTGCTTAGAGCTTTTTTGATCTTATAGGTCCACTCTATATTTGATTTGTACTCATCCTCAAATGATGTTTGCGGGGTATATATGTTATATGACAACCCTTTGTGTTTTGCATATCTGCTAGCCAAGCTTACGGTTGAGAGCAGATGATGAGGTTTTTCAAACGATAATGCCAGAGTCGTGTCGATATTAAACGTTTTATTGTCTATTATCAACTCTTGGCTGCTAAGAGTATTGTTTAGTTTTAGCATTTTCTCCATAAAGTTCTCTTTTGGCAAGCTAATATTTAAAATAATAAATTCATCTCCCTGCAGATGGAAGATCTTGTACTCCTCATCAAGACACTCCTGTATCTTTTTTGCAAATTTCTTGATAACTTTGTCGCCGATGTTTTCACCGTAAAAATCGTTTATCTCATGAAATCTGTTTATATCGATCAGAGCTATATTTATCTTCTCTTTTTTGCATGATATAAGCGTTTTATTGAGGCTAAGCCTGTTGTTTGTTCCCGTTAAAATATCAGTGTGGGCTAGCTCTTGAATCTTTTTTTGCTTTTTTACTATCTGAGTTACGTCGTATCTTATTGAGAGATACTCTTTAATGTTTGAGTCGGAGTCTAGTATAGGAGCGATAA from Sulfurimonas crateris encodes:
- a CDS encoding bifunctional diguanylate cyclase/phosphodiesterase — encoded protein: MQKFQKNCKTLFSDLLENSNDMLFIFDVKGESTKIMYANKAAVETSGYTLDEMNEVGIENFRRPTEESKEFKEHIKELKEKGSMFDYAVIVTKDKREIPVEANVKIVKTEDSIYNIAVVRDISERAEYEKRLKIELNKKTKLLRENISVLKSYQDAIDASSILTRSDKSGIITYANDNFCKLSGYSKEEVLGKPHNIVRHEETPSEVFKNLWDTISSKKVWRGRIKNRKKNSDYYIVDTVIAPILDSDSNIKEYLSIRYDVTQIVKKQKKIQELAHTDILTGTNNRLSLNKTLISCKKEKINIALIDINRFHEINDFYGENIGDKVIKKFAKKIQECLDEEYKIFHLQGDEFIILNISLPKENFMEKMLKLNNTLSSQELIIDNKTFNIDTTLALSFEKPHHLLSTVSLASRYAKHKGLSYNIYTPQTSFEDEYKSNIEWTYKIKKALSKDRFTIFFQPIIDTKTKEIFKYEALVRMIDEDEKIISPFFFLDKAKKSNQYIQITKIVIEKAFRAVNERGISCGINITLEDIESEATKEFIFESLKKCKNPQNISFELVESEGIENFEEVEEFVKKVKSYGCSLSIDDFGTGYSNFEYLLKLNADTVKIDGSLIKDIDTNQDKYDIVKTIVMFAKIKKLSVVAEFVSSESIYKTIDSLDIDFCQGYYFGEPKPLE